A stretch of DNA from Lycium ferocissimum isolate CSIRO_LF1 chromosome 4, AGI_CSIRO_Lferr_CH_V1, whole genome shotgun sequence:
ATTTCATATGAAGTATGTCCCACCTGTTTATCATGATGCAAAGAAAAAGGAGTTCTTGAATTTAGAGCAAGGGGGTATGTCTATTGCTGAATATCAGCAGAAGTTTCTCAGGCTTTCTCGTTATGCTGGTGGTATTATTAATAACGAAAAAGATAAGTGCAGGCGATTCGAAGACGGTTTGAATAATTCCATCAGAAAATCTGTGGCGGTCCTACAACATGAAAACTTTTGTAAATTAGTTTTTTTGCTCTTACTTGGGAAAGGATTGACAAGGAACAAGCTAGTAGAAATGAAAACAAGTTCAGAAAGGCTAATGCAGATTGTGAGGTCCATCTAAAAGGGAAGGTTTGACAATTCCAAAGCTAGTACTGTTCACAAGTCAGCCCAGCATAAGCAAAATAGATCAAATTTCTCTATTGCTAGCACTCCAAGCTATGGCCAAGGCAAGACTCGTATACCCACTTGTGCACAATGCGGAAAGAATCACTCTGGTATTTGTAGGAGAGCTTCTGgtgcttgttttaattgtggGAGCTTCGATCATAAAGTGAAGGATTGTCTTAATCCTAACCCTACTTCTTCTCCGCGTACGGAAGGCTCAGTTCAAAAACCTATTACCACTCCTTCTCAAGGGAATAGAGGCGCAAGATCTAGAAACACACAAGCAATAGGTGCAGGTGAAGCCAATCAAGCTAGTGAGTCAAGAGCTACAGCACGAGCTTATGCTATGAGATATAGGGATGACCAAGATGGAGcagatgtggttgttggtaaatTTCACTTATTTGTCTTATGTGTTGTTACATTgtttgatcctggttctacacATTCCTATGTTTGCTCATCATTGGTTTTTCCTAAAAATGTGAAATGCGCGAGATCGATTGTGCGTGCTTATCCAAAGTCCTTTGGGACGGCGGAGTTGTTTGTAATCAAATCTATCGAGGTTGTCCCTTGGTGATTCAAAATCTATTCTTCCCGTCGATTTGATTGAAATGCCTTTCCAAAACTATGATGTCATCATCGGTATGGATTGGCTTCATAGATACCATGTGGTAGTTGATTGTAGGTCGAAGCATTTGACCTTTAGagcttcttcattttcacacatcATTGTTCAAGGTGAAAGATCATTGACATCTAATATTATCTCCGCGGTTGTGGCAAGAAAGATGGTTAGCCAGGGTTGTGAAGCTTATCTTGCTCATATATTTGATACACACTTGGAAAGTCCCAGCCTTAAGGATATACCAGTGGTATGTGAATTTCTGATGTTTTCCCTGAAAATCTTCCTGGATTACCCCCGGAAAGGGAAGTTGAATTTCCTATAGAGGTTATTCCTGGAACTACTCCTATTTCTATaactccttatcgaatggctccagcagaattgaaggagttgaaaATTCAATTGCAAGAACTTcttgagaaaggttttattCGCCCGAGTGTTTCTCCCTGGGGAGTTCttgttttatttgtgaaaaagaaagatggaactCTTAGGCTTTGTATTGATTACCGACAACTGAACAAGGTAACAattaagaatagatatccactacctaggattgatgatttatttgaccagctaaAGGGTGCTAGGTTGTTCTCAAAAATCGACTTCGAGGTCCGGGTATTACCAACTGCGGGTAAGTGAACAAGATGTCCCTAAAACTGCGCTTTAGGACTCGATATGGCTATTATGAATTTTTGGTGATGCCATTCGGGTTGACGAATGCTCCGCGCATTGGGCGGATCCGATGAATCGCGTGTTTAAGCCTTATCTTGATCAATTTGTAGTGgtctttatagatgatattttaatatattccaAGAATAGTGAAGATCATGAAAAGCATCTTCGAATTGTTTTGCAAATATTGCAAGAGAAAAAGCTTTATGCTAAgctttccaaatgtgaattttggcttggtGAAGTGGCTTTTCCTGGGACATATTGTGTCGGTCAAGGTGTGAAGGCGGATCCTAGTAAGATTCAAGCTATTGTTGAATGGAAACCACCTAAAAGTCCAACTGAagtaagaagtttcttgggcttagcaggatactatagaaggtttgtcAAAGGCTTCTCCATTATAGCCTCTCCTTTGACTAAACTCTTGAGGAAGGATGTCAAGTTCGTATGGGATGACAAATGCCAAGAGAGCTTTGAAAAGCTCAAATCTTTATTGACATAAGCTCCTATACTTACTCTACCAACTGAAGGGAAAGAGTATCTGATATATAGTGATGCTTCTCATCATGGCTTGGGTTGTGTCCTGATGCAGGAAGGGAAAGTGGTTGCGTATGCCTCTCGAAAATTGAAACCACATGAAttgaactatcctactcatgacctTGAGCTCGCCGCCATGttgtttgctttgaaaatttggaggcattacttatatggcgaaaagtgtcacatattTACTGATCACAAGAGTTTGAAGTACTTAGGTAcacagaaagagttgaatttgagaCAATGTAGATAGCTTGAACTCATTAAAGATTATGACTGCAAAATTGATTATCATCCgggtaaagccaatgtggtggtaGATGCTCTAAGTCGTAAAGACTTTGCTAGTTTATCTCTAAGTCATTTGCCTTTGTTTCTTAAATTAAGAGCCATGAATGCTTGTCTTGCATTTAATTCTAATGGCTCTATTGTTGCTAGTTTGCAAGTCAAGCCAGTTCTACTTGAACAGGTGAAAGAAGCACAGAAGTTAAATGAGAAGCTTGTGAAATTGATCAAAGAAGTTCAAACTGGAGGAAAGCTTGACTTTAAATTAAGGATCaaaataggttatgtgttcctaaagATGACAACTGGAGGAAAGAAATTTTGAATGAAGCACATACTTCACCATACGCAATGCATCCTGGAGGTACTAAAATGTACCAAACCATCAAAGAACACTActggtggaatggtatgaagaaggacattGCGGAATTTATTTCTAGATGCTTAGTTTGTCAACAAATAAAGCCGAGCATCAAGTCCTTAACCGGCTTGTTACAACCCTTGTCGATACGAGGGAAATGGGAAAGAATAACTATGGACTTTGTTTCGGGCTTCCACGCACTCAAAGAAATCATGATGCAATTTGGGTTATAGTTGATAGGCTAACCAAAAGTGCTCATTTCTTGGCCATCAGAATGGACTACCCACTTGTACATTTAGCAGAATTGTACATTAATGAGATTGTGAGGCTACATGGTGTACCTGTTTCTATTGTATCTGACCGAGACCCAAGGTTTACATCCAGATTCTGGACTAGCTTGCAAGAAGCTTTGGGCACTAGGTTGAACTTTAGTACTTCTTTTCGTCCTCAGACGGACGGCCAGTCCGAGAGGGTGATTCAAATCTTGGAAGATATCCTTCGAGCTTGCATTATGGAATTTGAGGGTAGTTGGGACAGACACCTAACCTTGATAGAGTTCGCTTAAGTGTAGAACTCCTCTTTGTTGGAGTGAAGTTGGCAACAGAAAAATTGGTTGGTCCTGAGATTGTGCAACAAACTGAGGATAAAGTAAAAGTCATCAAGGATCGTCTAAAAATTGCTTCGGAtagacaaaagtcttatgctGATCTCAAGAGGCGTGAAATTGAGCATCAAGTGAGAGATAAGGTATTTTTAAAGGTTTCTCCATGGAAGAAGATTATGAGGTTTGCCCAAAAAGGAAATATTAGTCCTCGATTTATTGGACCATATGAAGTACTTGAGAGAGTTGGTCCAGTTGCATATAAACTAGCTCTTCCACCGGAGTTAGATAAGATCCACAGTgtcttccatgtttctatgcttagaAGATATCACTTTATCCGTCTCATGTTCTTCCCGTCAATCCATTCGAGGTCAGCCCTAACTTGACATATGAAGAGGAACCTATCCAAATCTTGGCGCATGAGACAAAAGAGCTTAGAAACAAGAAAATCCCATTAGTAAAAGTCCTTTGGAGAAATCGTTCTGGCAAAGAAGCTACCTGGGAGCGAGAAGAGGATATGCGAATTCAATATCCACAGTTGTTTTGAGGCTAGTATAAGGTAAATTTCGGGACGAAATTTCTTAAAGGGGGGAGAGTTGTAacaccccaaattttttttaaactagctcttgaatttttgattgaccatatcttgatagtaagggtatattttacttcgcacttcctgaatgtgaacttgacgacatttgaaacttgtttgaagtgttatggtgtagttatataaactactcctactatgattatcttattaaatttattaaatggattagatatttataaaagtgggcagcccctttttattttattttattatttttcatccttatcttACTAAGTAAGATATATACCCTTTTATTCTTATCCTCTCATCCCCACACTTCCAAAGAGTTCTTGAGGATTCCATAACCTTCCACAATcttccataatttttcataattttccatAATCTTCTATAACCTTCCACAATCTTCCATAATTTTCCATAATCTTCTATAACCTTTCATAATCCTCCATAACCATCCACAATCTTTCATAATCTTCTATAACCTTTCCGTATCATCAAGATAGAAGATAAACATAAAAAAGCCAaggataatccatggaaggtaattgttcttgtttctcttcaaggtggtgataaacttgatcttggaaagaGTTGAACAAAGTGAggttcttctactataaggtatatatgctcttgtacaagctaaaaggaattgtttgacgaagtgaactttggttggtctatggcgtagacgatttgaactcctcgagttttggtagaacttgttgtgtggtaaaacgccaaggtttgtgtataaacttgaacttggaatatctttattttctggaagttttgaagtatcttgacgggttgtttccttactttcatcttatatcattgtatggttattatctcaagtattgcaaaactttcgctaaatcgcccacttgtacgaattgcttgatcattttgcattcttgttgggactttgtccttcttgttgcGGTAACTTTGTCATCGATATCGGCATGCCTCTTGattcggatcttgcccatcttgactttggatttacatttcatCTTGATGATAGATTTTCGTCCATTTTCGAgtatgagtggaaagccactttcaacatggctcttgattctcttgactATTGGGTGACGTGGCTTCGGTCTATCttgatattgattgtgcttggtgtgatggcatgacgtacatattgggcgaaattgattattttacaaactctcttgaattgaattataagctttcttgataCTTAAGCCTtcgaatattgatattgatattttgaaactcttcaaggttggtatttgatactttgatatacttgtttacttgatttattgtTATCTTATTGAGCTACCTACTGCGGACaagggaattggagaatctaatggctccaagcccaaagtttatacaccactaagctttatgcttagcgatagttgttttctatcgtaGGTGATGTACGGGAAGAGAATTGAAGATGGCCATTTGGAGTAGACTTTTTGGGAGCCttagtgaagatcacatttgcatatgcatctaggtcttgtaaaatttggggacttgtacatgatccatatgtaacacttgtgtatgaaattttggaggcATGTTGGACACAAGACCATGTgcttgtaacttgaatttggttacattttgccttgtaattatgtacaaaggaagataCTAGTTTCTGTGATAATCGAAAGTTTGAGTTTCGTGTATCTTGTGGACCGCAatggtgttgatttgaaaatatacttTCAAAACGAAGGTTCTTAAATGTGTTGACTATTTGAGAAGGGAATTACCATTTTAAATTGATACTCTGATATAGTATTTCATCTAAGAAATTTTTTGGAGGGTACAATGAAAAACAAATGTCGCAGTTTCAACCCTTTTTCGCATGGGCCTATTTTCGCTATTAAATATTTATGTAAATATCTTTTGGcataaatttcttctaaacGTCGTAGTGTgaaattagcttttgtttcgtaagtggTATCCTCCCAAAGGGGATGCTACAGTTTGCACGGGACCGAGACACTTTGGCTAGGGGGCCACTGAATGTTATTTTATAAAGCTTGCCTTCGATGAGGCAACACTAAGTTGGTCGATCGGGTCCTAAGTTGTCGGGACGCTTTTCTTGTCCTCAAGTAAGGTATCGTGGAATTAGGATCCCCTCTAGTGATAGTTTCCTCCAGTTCCTCCAGTGGTGCGCTGGATTTGTGACATGTGTCTTGCTGAAGAATAAATGGATTAGAGTTACTTTgctaaaatattctttaaccatggtaaattttttttatcttcctCTGTTAGTCTCCTCTTTGAGAACCCATGGTAAACTTCTCTTTATTCCATTCTCTCCTCTTCCATGGCTGAGAAATTTCGTCTAAGGCTTAACTCTGAAATTAGGTTGAATATATCCTAAAAACATATTGGAGATAAACCAAGcaacttctttttcttcacaatgTATCATAGTTTTTAGTAAAGTATTATGTTCCTTTACCTAGAAAGTAATACTTGTATAAACTTCTTGCtttaaaaattcaagaaacctaTTTTCCAATTGTGCACGGTGCAGCAATTTCTGGCTTATTAGTTTTCCACCTTCAATATGGATTTTAATATTTGGTTGGTGgttatttataatttatattgGTCAAATTTGTGGACACAATTGTGTGTAATCTGGGGTTAGTATCGGATATCAGAATTATGAGTTCTGGTTTTTTgcttttttctatttctattttcCCAAATCCCTCCGTtaattgaaaacaaaacatgGTAGTAGAACTTTAGAAGGTGAAAGATGGTCTGGGCTAGGAGGGAGTAACTAAGAGAGAGGGAAAGTATAACTAAGAGACAGGGAAATTAACTAAGGATAAAAGTAAAAACTTTGTCCGTAGTTACATAATATTTACCAAAGCAGATCTAATCCATTAATTCTTTAGTAGCACACATGTCACAAATCCAGCTCACCACTGGAGGAACTGGAGGAAACTATCATTGGAAGGGACCCCTCCCCGGTATGGTGCtgcaaataattaataaatttgtTATGCCAAACCCAAGTAAGTTGAGTTGAATTTAACTCATATCTATTTTCGTCAATGACTAAATGGAATAAATTAACTATTGTGTTATATCAAATGTTGATCTAAGGTTTTCTAGGGCGTCCACTTCAGCACTATCCTCTTGTGTATCTACGTGGCCTTCTATTCACGAAATTGGGACAAAACGTCCATGACTCTGGTCAGATATTGTTGCATCCTAGCTTCTCTTTCCACATATGTCCCTTCATTCATACTGACCACTAATTGGTAGTCACTTTAGAACTCAATGTTTTTCTGGACGGAGTTTGATAGCTAGct
This window harbors:
- the LOC132053694 gene encoding uncharacterized protein LOC132053694, which gives rise to MGKNNYGLCFGLPRTQRNHDAIWVIVDRLTKSAHFLAIRMDYPLVHLAELYINEIVRLHGVPVSIVSDRDPRFTSRFWTSLQEALGTRLNFSTSFRPQTDGQSERVIQILEDILRACIMEFEEKLVGPEIVQQTEDKVKVIKDRLKIASDRQKSYADLKRREIEHQVRDKKISLYPSHVLPVNPFEVSPNLTYEEEPIQILAHETKELRNKKIPLVKVLWRNRSGKEATWEREEDMRIQYPQLF